From one Lycium barbarum isolate Lr01 chromosome 6, ASM1917538v2, whole genome shotgun sequence genomic stretch:
- the LOC132600573 gene encoding alcohol-forming fatty acyl-CoA reductase-like, whose amino-acid sequence MELTSVVKFLENRTILVTGATGFLAKIFVEKILRVQPNVKKLYLLLRAADDKSAMQRFNTEVVAKDLFKVLREKCGSNFTTFVSQRTTIVPGDITCENLGVNDSNLLDEMWKEVDIVVNLAATTNFDERYDVALGINTFGARHVLNFAKKCNKLKVLLHVSTAYVCGEKEGLMLEKPYNMGEALNGTLGLDIESERKVMEETLKQLKAEDASEKSITTAMKELGLERARKYGWPNTYVFTKAMGEMLLGKLKEEVPLVTVRPTIVTSTFKEPFPGWAEGIRTIDSLAVGYGKGRITCFLGNPKTVLDVIPADMVVNSMIVAMAAHADQKGSENIYHIGSSVSNPMEIINLRDYGFNYFTKNPWINKVDGKPIIVGKVTILGSMDSFQKYMALHYLLPLKGLEILNAACCQYFQGKYLQLYRRIKFVMRLIDLYGPYLFFKTAFDDLNTEKLRMAARESGIETDIFYFDPKSINWEDYFTKIHLPGVVRYVFK is encoded by the exons ATGGAGTTAACAAGTGTTGTCAAGTTTCTTGAAAACAGAACCATTCTTGTTACTGGTGCCACTGGCTTTTTGGCAAAGA TTTTCGTGGAGAAGATACTTAGGGTTCAACCAAATGTAAAGAAACTCTATCTTCTATTAAGAGCTGCAGATGACAAGTCAGCCATGCAACGTTTCAATACTGAG GTAGTGGCAAAGGACTTATTCAAAGTTCTAAGAGAAAAATGTGGGTCAAATTTTACTACTTTTGTTTCACAAAGGACCACAATTGTACCTGGTGACATAACTTGCGAGAATTTAGGTGTGAATGACTCAAATTTGTTGGATGAAATGTGGAAGGAAGTAGATATTGTTGTTAATCTAGCTGCAACTACCAACTTTGATGAAAG ATATGATGTGGCCTTGGGAATTAATACATTTGGAGCTAGGCATGTCCTCAACTTTGCCAAGAAGTGTAATAAATTAAAGGTTCTGCTTCATGTGTCAACGG CATATGTATGTGGTGAAAAGGAAGGGTTGATGTTGGAGAAACCATATAATATGGGTGAAGCCCTAAATGGGACATTAGGGTTAGATATTGAATCAGAAAGGAAAGTGATGGAGGAAACATTGAAACAACTGAAAGCTGAAGATGCTTCTGAGAAATCAATTACAACAGCAATGAAGGAGCTTGGCCTGGAAAG AGCGAGGAAATATGGATGGCCAAACACATATGTATTCACAAAGGCAATGGGAGAAATGCTTTTGGGAAAGTTGAAAGAAGAAGTACCTCTTGTTACTGTTCGTCCTACTATCGTAACTAGCACTTTTAAAGAACCTTTTCCTGGTTGGGCGGAAGGTATCAG AACTATTGACAGTTTAGCAGTTGGATATGGTAAAGGAAGAATAACTTGCTTCCTTGGCAATCCTAAAACCGTATTGGATGTG ATTCCAGCAGATATGGTGGTGAATTCAATGATAGTAGCCATGGCGGCTCATGCTGATCAAAAGGGAAGTGAGAACATATACCATATTGGATCCTCAGTTTCAAACCCAATGGAAATCATTAATCTTAGAGATTATGGATTCAATTACTTCACAAAAAATCCATGGATCAACAAAGTGGATGGAAAACCTATTATTGTTGGCAAGGTTACAATTTTGGGTAGCATGGATAGTTTTCAAAAATACATGGCCCTTCATTACTTGCTTCCTCTGAAG GGACTAGAGATACTAAACGCAGCATGTTGTCAATATTTTCAAGGCAAATACTTGCAGCTTTACAGGAGAATCAAATTTGTAATGCGATTGATAGACCTTTATGGACCCTATTTATTCTTCAAGACAGC ATTCGACGATTTAAATACAGAAAAATTACGTATGGCAGCAAGAGAGAGTGGCATTGAAACAGACATTTTCTACTTTGACCCAAAGAGTATCAATTGGGAAGATTATTTCACGAAAATTCATCTTCCTGGAGTTGTAAGATACGTATTTAAGTGA